A genomic region of Xanthomonas campestris pv. phormiicola contains the following coding sequences:
- a CDS encoding MATE family efflux transporter, protein MSSSSTPASVRGRELRTTAQLALPLVLGHISAGLISFVDNVIAGHHGTRTLASVTVGTALLWLPMMIPIGTLIALTASVSQLDGGKRHAQIGPMFRQALWLSLGLGALMFAFLSVMPMALPQLGIAAEIVPGARDFLHAIRWGVPAMVLYFCMRYLSEGMHWTLPTMLLGFGGLLVLAPLGYVLTFGLFGLRERGAGGLGMASAIMMWLQALCFAIYLARSRRFAPLRLFASFEAPDLRAIGGLLKTGLPIGITILMEGGLFIVTALLIARLGEVPAAAHQIAINVAQLCFMVPMGVAEATTVRVGRAAGGGDAVGVRGAARAGYTIVLGTQALSALVLLFGHDAIVGVYTRDIAVAGLASTLLLYAAAFQFPDGVQVLSAGALRGLKDTRVPMLLALCSYWGLGMPLGAGLGLWLGWGPQGMWIGLILGLTAAAVMMAARFRLSSGRLLAAAVA, encoded by the coding sequence ATGTCTTCGTCCTCCACCCCGGCGTCGGTCCGGGGCCGCGAACTGCGCACCACCGCGCAGCTCGCCCTGCCGCTGGTCCTGGGGCACATCTCCGCCGGCCTGATCAGCTTCGTCGACAACGTGATCGCCGGGCACCACGGCACCCGCACGCTGGCCTCGGTGACGGTCGGCACCGCGCTGCTGTGGCTGCCGATGATGATTCCGATCGGCACCCTGATCGCCTTGACCGCGTCGGTGTCGCAACTCGACGGCGGCAAGCGCCACGCGCAGATCGGGCCGATGTTCCGCCAGGCGCTGTGGCTGTCGCTGGGCCTGGGCGCGCTGATGTTCGCGTTCCTGAGCGTGATGCCGATGGCGTTGCCGCAACTGGGCATCGCCGCGGAGATCGTGCCCGGCGCGCGCGATTTCCTGCACGCGATCCGCTGGGGCGTGCCGGCGATGGTGCTGTACTTCTGCATGCGCTATCTCAGCGAGGGCATGCACTGGACGCTGCCGACCATGCTGCTCGGCTTCGGCGGGCTGCTGGTACTGGCGCCGCTGGGCTACGTGCTGACCTTCGGCCTGTTCGGGCTGCGCGAACGCGGCGCCGGCGGGTTGGGCATGGCCTCGGCGATCATGATGTGGCTGCAGGCGCTGTGTTTCGCCATCTACCTGGCGCGCTCCAGGCGCTTCGCGCCGCTGCGCCTGTTCGCGAGCTTCGAGGCGCCGGACCTGCGCGCGATCGGCGGGCTGCTGAAGACCGGGCTGCCGATCGGCATCACCATCCTGATGGAGGGCGGGCTGTTCATCGTCACCGCGCTGCTGATCGCGCGGCTGGGCGAAGTGCCGGCGGCCGCGCACCAGATCGCGATCAACGTGGCGCAGCTGTGCTTCATGGTGCCGATGGGCGTGGCCGAGGCGACCACGGTGCGGGTCGGGCGTGCCGCCGGCGGCGGCGATGCGGTGGGCGTGCGCGGCGCGGCCAGGGCCGGCTATACGATCGTGCTCGGCACCCAGGCGCTGTCGGCGCTGGTGCTGCTGTTCGGCCACGACGCCATCGTCGGCGTCTACACCCGCGACATCGCGGTGGCCGGGCTGGCCTCCACGCTGCTGCTGTACGCGGCCGCGTTCCAGTTCCCCGACGGGGTGCAGGTGCTGTCAGCCGGCGCGCTGCGCGGGCTCAAGGACACCCGCGTGCCGATGCTGCTCGCGCTGTGTTCCTACTGGGGCCTGGGCATGCCGCTGGGCGCCGGGCTCGGCCTGTGGCTGGGCTGGGGGCCGCAGGGCATGTGGATCGGGCTGATCCTGGGCCTGACCGCGGCGGCGGTGATGATGGCCGCGCGCTTCCGCCTCAGCAGCGGGCGCCTGCTCGCCGCCGCGGTTGCCTGA
- the sppA gene encoding signal peptide peptidase SppA, giving the protein MNQPVRRSPIASFFVGLWDVMNFTRRLILNLVFFGFLLLLLLAIVFAMARGDGAKTLRDRTTLLIAPEGTLVEQFSADPVSRALTKAMGDKGAEEIQLRDLIRALEAAKTDPKIERVALRLDKLQPSGFASMREVVAALQDLRSSGKQVVAYSDSLSQAQYLLAAQANEVYLDPMGSVVLEGLGRYRQYFREGLQDKLGVDVHLFKVGEFKSAAEPYVLDAASPASKEADLFWMNDVWQRYVADIAKARKLAPEQISAGIDTMPEGIAAAGGDMAKFALQQKLVDGLKTREEVEELLTKRGVADDDADSGFRNVNLDAYLQQLDLRRSPVDSRPQVAVVVAAGEISGGEQPAGRIGGESTAALLREARDDEAVKAVVLRVDSPGGEVFASEQIRREVVALKAAGKPVVVSMGDLAASGGYWISMNADRIYADPSTITGSIGIFGMIPNLTRSLDKIGVHTDGVGTTRFAGAFDVTRPMDPVVGQVIQSVINKGYADFTGKVAQARGKPVEAIDQVARGRVWSGAQAKERGLVDAFGGFKDAVADAAARAKLGDRDKYRVRYIEKPATPFAQFVSGFAGSRMGAWMLGDSALAHAVLARSMPELDTQLRFVQDATDKRDGTPVKALAYCFCGF; this is encoded by the coding sequence ATGAACCAACCCGTGCGTCGCAGCCCCATCGCCAGCTTCTTCGTTGGCCTATGGGATGTGATGAACTTCACCCGCCGGCTGATCCTGAACCTGGTGTTCTTCGGCTTCCTGCTGCTGCTCCTGCTGGCGATCGTGTTCGCGATGGCGCGCGGCGACGGCGCCAAGACGCTGCGCGACCGCACCACGCTGCTGATCGCGCCGGAGGGCACCCTGGTCGAGCAGTTCAGCGCCGATCCGGTCAGCCGCGCGCTGACCAAGGCGATGGGCGACAAGGGCGCCGAGGAGATCCAGTTGCGCGACCTGATCCGCGCGCTGGAAGCGGCCAAGACCGATCCGAAGATCGAGCGCGTGGCGCTGCGCCTGGACAAGCTGCAGCCCAGCGGCTTCGCCTCGATGCGCGAAGTGGTCGCGGCGCTGCAGGACCTGCGCTCGTCCGGCAAGCAGGTCGTGGCCTACAGCGACAGCCTGAGCCAGGCCCAGTACCTGCTGGCCGCGCAGGCCAACGAGGTCTACCTGGACCCGATGGGCTCGGTGGTGCTGGAAGGCCTGGGCCGCTATCGCCAGTATTTCCGCGAAGGCCTGCAGGACAAGCTCGGCGTGGACGTGCACCTGTTCAAGGTCGGCGAGTTCAAGTCCGCGGCCGAGCCGTACGTGCTCGACGCGGCCTCGCCGGCGTCGAAGGAAGCCGACCTGTTCTGGATGAACGACGTGTGGCAGCGCTACGTGGCCGACATCGCCAAGGCGCGCAAGCTGGCGCCCGAGCAGATCTCCGCCGGCATCGACACGATGCCCGAAGGCATCGCCGCGGCCGGCGGCGACATGGCCAAGTTCGCGCTGCAGCAGAAGCTGGTGGACGGCCTGAAGACCCGCGAGGAGGTCGAGGAGCTGCTGACCAAGCGCGGCGTCGCCGACGACGACGCCGACAGCGGTTTCCGCAACGTCAACCTGGATGCCTACCTGCAGCAGCTGGACCTGCGCCGTTCGCCGGTGGATTCGCGGCCGCAGGTGGCGGTGGTGGTCGCCGCGGGCGAGATCAGCGGCGGCGAGCAGCCGGCCGGGCGCATCGGCGGCGAGTCGACCGCGGCGCTGCTGCGCGAGGCGCGCGACGACGAGGCGGTCAAGGCGGTGGTGCTGCGGGTGGATTCGCCCGGCGGCGAAGTGTTCGCCTCCGAGCAGATCCGCCGCGAGGTGGTGGCGCTGAAGGCGGCCGGCAAGCCGGTGGTGGTGTCGATGGGCGACCTGGCCGCGTCCGGCGGCTACTGGATCAGCATGAACGCCGATCGCATCTACGCCGATCCCTCGACGATCACCGGCTCGATCGGCATCTTCGGCATGATCCCCAACCTGACCCGCAGCCTGGACAAGATCGGCGTGCATACCGACGGCGTCGGCACCACCCGGTTCGCCGGCGCGTTCGACGTCACCCGGCCGATGGACCCGGTGGTGGGGCAGGTGATCCAGTCGGTGATCAACAAGGGCTACGCCGACTTCACCGGCAAGGTCGCGCAGGCGCGCGGCAAGCCGGTGGAGGCGATCGACCAGGTCGCGCGCGGCCGCGTGTGGAGTGGTGCGCAGGCGAAGGAACGCGGCCTGGTGGACGCGTTCGGCGGCTTCAAGGACGCGGTGGCCGATGCCGCCGCGCGGGCCAAGCTGGGCGACCGCGACAAGTACCGCGTGCGCTACATCGAGAAGCCGGCCACGCCGTTCGCGCAGTTCGTCAGCGGCTTCGCCGGCAGTCGCATGGGCGCGTGGATGCTGGGCGACTCGGCACTGGCGCACGCTGTGCTCGCGCGCAGCATGCCCGAGCTGGATACCCAGCTGCGCTTCGTGCAGGACGCGACCGACAAGCGCGACGGGACGCCGGTCAAGGCGCTGGCCTATTGCTTCTGCGGCTTCTGA
- a CDS encoding SDR family oxidoreductase, translating to MQQRWRLDGQTALITGASAGIGLAIARELLGFGAELLLVARDIDALEAARDELADAHPERRILALAADVADDEDRREILDWVEDHADGLHLLINNAGGNLSKAAVDYTEDEWRGIFETNLFSAFELSRYAHPLLARHAAAAIVNVGSVSGLTHVRSGAPYGMTKAALHQLTRNLAAEWAEDGIRVNAVAPWYIRTRRTSGPLSDPDYYEQVIERTPMRRIGEPEEVAAAVGFLCLPAASYITGECIAVDGGFLRYGF from the coding sequence ATGCAGCAACGTTGGCGGCTGGACGGACAGACCGCATTGATCACCGGCGCCAGCGCCGGCATCGGCCTGGCGATCGCGCGCGAACTGCTCGGCTTCGGCGCCGAGCTGCTGCTGGTGGCGCGCGACATCGATGCGCTGGAAGCGGCGCGCGACGAACTGGCCGATGCCCACCCGGAGCGCCGCATCCTGGCGCTGGCCGCGGACGTGGCCGACGACGAGGACCGCCGCGAGATCCTGGACTGGGTCGAGGACCATGCCGACGGCCTGCACCTGTTGATCAACAACGCCGGCGGCAACCTGAGCAAGGCCGCGGTGGACTACACCGAAGACGAGTGGCGCGGCATCTTCGAGACCAACCTGTTTTCGGCGTTCGAACTGTCGCGCTATGCGCATCCGCTGCTGGCGCGACACGCGGCCGCGGCGATCGTCAACGTCGGCAGCGTGTCCGGGCTGACCCATGTGCGCAGCGGCGCGCCCTACGGCATGACCAAGGCCGCGCTGCACCAGCTGACCCGCAACCTCGCCGCCGAATGGGCCGAGGACGGGATCCGGGTCAATGCGGTGGCGCCGTGGTACATCCGCACCCGCCGCACCTCCGGGCCGTTGTCGGATCCGGACTACTACGAGCAGGTGATCGAGCGCACGCCGATGCGCCGGATCGGCGAGCCGGAGGAAGTGGCGGCCGCGGTCGGTTTCCTGTGCCTGCCGGCGGCCAGCTACATCACCGGCGAATGCATCGCGGTGGACGGCGGGTTCTTGCGTTACGGGTTTTAG
- a CDS encoding PilT/PilU family type 4a pilus ATPase has product MDIGYFLKLMTEKNASDMFLTTGAPVYIKIEGKLYPLGATGLPPGMVKKIAYSLMDEGQVPQFERELELNMAIALQDAGRFRVNVFKQRGEVGMVIRAIRSKIPSIEELHLPQVLKDVIMTPRGLVLVVGSTGSGKSTSLASMIDHRNSTTTGHILTIEDPIEYLHKHKMSIVNQREVGLDTHAFHNALKNAMREAPDVILIGEILDATTMEAAIAFAETGHLCLATLHSNNADQTIERILNFFPESAHKNVLMNLALNLRAVVSQRLVKDRNERRRPATEVLLNTPMIRDLLRRGQVHEIKQAMEESLEEGMETFDQCLFRMVKQGQIEQEEALRAADSRDGLALKFRLSEGSSGEHDPYADYDAGGSGASSPRITHGFG; this is encoded by the coding sequence ATGGATATCGGCTACTTCCTGAAGCTGATGACCGAAAAGAACGCCTCGGACATGTTCCTGACCACGGGAGCACCGGTCTATATCAAGATCGAAGGCAAGCTGTACCCGCTCGGCGCCACCGGCCTGCCGCCAGGGATGGTCAAGAAGATCGCCTATTCGCTGATGGACGAGGGCCAGGTGCCGCAGTTCGAGCGCGAGCTGGAGCTGAACATGGCCATCGCGCTGCAGGACGCCGGGCGCTTCCGGGTCAACGTGTTCAAGCAGCGCGGCGAGGTCGGCATGGTGATCCGCGCGATCCGCAGCAAGATTCCCAGCATCGAGGAGCTGCACCTGCCGCAGGTGCTGAAGGACGTGATCATGACCCCGCGCGGGCTGGTCCTGGTGGTCGGCTCCACCGGCTCCGGCAAGTCCACCTCGCTGGCGTCGATGATCGACCACCGCAACAGCACCACCACCGGGCACATCCTCACCATCGAGGACCCGATCGAATACCTGCACAAGCACAAGATGTCGATCGTCAACCAGCGCGAGGTCGGCCTGGACACCCACGCCTTCCACAACGCGCTGAAGAACGCGATGCGCGAGGCGCCGGACGTGATCCTGATCGGCGAGATCCTGGACGCGACGACGATGGAGGCGGCGATCGCCTTCGCCGAGACCGGCCACCTGTGCCTGGCCACGCTGCACTCCAACAACGCCGACCAGACCATCGAGCGCATCCTCAACTTCTTCCCGGAAAGCGCGCACAAGAACGTGCTGATGAACCTGGCGCTGAACCTGCGCGCGGTGGTCTCGCAACGCCTGGTCAAGGACAGGAACGAGCGCCGCCGCCCGGCCACCGAGGTGCTGCTGAACACGCCGATGATCCGCGACCTGCTGCGCCGCGGCCAGGTCCACGAGATCAAGCAGGCGATGGAGGAATCGCTGGAGGAAGGCATGGAAACCTTCGACCAGTGCCTGTTCCGGATGGTCAAGCAGGGCCAGATCGAGCAGGAGGAAGCGCTGCGCGCGGCCGACTCGCGCGACGGCCTGGCGCTGAAGTTCCGCCTGTCCGAGGGCTCCAGCGGCGAACACGACCCCTACGCCGACTACGACGCCGGCGGCAGCGGCGCCAGTTCGCCGCGGATCACCCACGGCTTCGGTTGA
- a CDS encoding DUF4398 domain-containing protein, which translates to MKTSFAQIRCPQYVMACALALFASPVAFAQVASPELQTAQQAVQRAIQADADQYAPDLIATARQGLEQAQQAALDRRQRKTAPQLALRVAADADLARVRSEEAVANAQLKQRKAEVAELERSLNTGEGRP; encoded by the coding sequence ATGAAAACTAGCTTCGCACAAATCCGTTGCCCGCAGTATGTGATGGCGTGCGCATTGGCGCTGTTTGCCTCGCCTGTCGCCTTTGCCCAGGTCGCCTCGCCGGAACTGCAGACCGCGCAGCAGGCGGTGCAGCGCGCGATCCAGGCCGATGCCGACCAATACGCCCCGGACCTGATCGCCACCGCCCGCCAGGGCCTGGAACAGGCGCAGCAGGCGGCGCTGGACCGCCGCCAACGCAAGACCGCGCCGCAGCTGGCGCTGCGCGTGGCGGCCGATGCCGACCTGGCGCGGGTGCGCAGCGAGGAGGCGGTGGCGAACGCGCAACTCAAGCAACGCAAGGCCGAGGTGGCCGAGCTGGAGCGCAGCTTGAACACCGGGGAGGGCCGTCCATGA
- a CDS encoding YdcH family protein, whose product MFEGQPQTEIDALIKSDPEFKQLYQRHKTLDKKCMDAELGVLPIDDLTLSQMKREKLAAKEKLLRLYDEQQKPH is encoded by the coding sequence ATGTTCGAAGGGCAACCGCAGACCGAAATCGACGCGCTGATCAAGTCCGATCCCGAGTTCAAGCAGCTCTACCAACGCCACAAGACCCTGGACAAGAAGTGCATGGACGCCGAGCTCGGCGTGCTGCCGATCGACGATCTCACCCTGTCGCAGATGAAGCGCGAAAAGCTCGCGGCCAAGGAAAAGCTGTTGCGGCTCTACGACGAGCAACAGAAGCCTCACTGA
- a CDS encoding pyridoxal-phosphate dependent enzyme — protein MAIHSSVLDLIGDTPIVKASKLDTGVCELYLKLESANPGGSIKDRIGLSMIEAAERRGELKPGAVLVEGTAGNTGIGLALVAQQKGYKLILVVPDKMSREKIFNLKAMGAEVVLTRSDVAKGHPEYYQDLAARLAAETPGAYFVNQFGNPDNPAAHEFGTGPEILRQMDGKLDAIVFGCGSSGTMTGLSRAFAAASPHTELVLADPVGSILTEYIEQGTVSEKSGSWLVEGIGEDFLPDISDFSRVKKAYSISDAESFHTARELLAKEGILGGSSTGTLLAAALKYCRAQTEPKRVLVFVCDTGNKYLSKMYNDYWMLDNGFLERPQHGDLRDLILRPYSQRDTVVVGPNDLLTTAYQRMKLYDVSQLPVMDGDQLVGIVDESDVLLHVYGDEARFRDPVSTAMVSKLDRLDVKSPIEALLPVFDRGQVAIVMNDGAFLGLITRIDLLNYLRRRVQ, from the coding sequence ATGGCCATTCACTCTTCCGTACTCGACCTGATCGGCGACACCCCGATCGTCAAGGCCAGCAAGCTCGACACTGGCGTGTGCGAGCTGTACCTGAAGCTGGAAAGCGCCAATCCCGGCGGCTCGATCAAGGACCGCATCGGCCTGTCGATGATCGAGGCGGCCGAGCGCCGCGGCGAGCTGAAGCCCGGCGCGGTACTGGTCGAGGGCACCGCCGGCAATACCGGCATCGGTCTGGCCCTGGTCGCCCAGCAGAAGGGCTACAAGCTGATCCTGGTGGTGCCGGACAAGATGAGCCGGGAGAAGATCTTCAACCTCAAGGCGATGGGCGCCGAGGTGGTGCTGACCCGCTCGGACGTGGCCAAGGGCCATCCCGAGTACTACCAGGACCTGGCCGCGCGCCTCGCCGCCGAGACGCCCGGGGCCTACTTCGTCAACCAGTTCGGCAACCCCGACAACCCGGCCGCGCACGAGTTCGGCACCGGGCCGGAGATCCTGCGGCAGATGGACGGCAAGCTGGACGCGATCGTGTTCGGCTGCGGCAGCTCCGGCACCATGACCGGGCTGTCGCGCGCGTTCGCCGCCGCCTCGCCGCACACCGAACTGGTGCTGGCCGACCCGGTCGGTTCGATCCTGACCGAGTACATCGAGCAGGGCACGGTCAGCGAGAAGTCCGGCAGCTGGCTGGTGGAGGGCATCGGCGAGGACTTCCTGCCCGACATCTCCGATTTCTCGCGGGTCAAGAAAGCCTATTCGATCAGCGACGCCGAGAGCTTCCATACCGCGCGCGAACTGCTGGCCAAGGAGGGCATCCTCGGCGGCTCCTCGACCGGCACCCTGCTGGCCGCCGCGCTCAAGTACTGCCGCGCGCAGACCGAGCCCAAGCGCGTGCTGGTGTTCGTCTGTGACACCGGCAACAAGTACCTGTCGAAGATGTACAACGACTACTGGATGCTGGACAACGGCTTCCTGGAGCGCCCGCAGCACGGCGACCTGCGCGACCTGATCCTGCGCCCGTACAGCCAGCGCGACACCGTGGTGGTCGGCCCCAACGACCTGCTGACCACCGCCTACCAGCGCATGAAGCTGTACGACGTGTCGCAGCTGCCGGTGATGGATGGCGATCAACTGGTCGGCATCGTCGACGAAAGCGACGTCTTGTTGCACGTTTATGGCGACGAGGCACGGTTTCGCGACCCGGTCTCCACGGCCATGGTCAGCAAGCTCGACCGGCTCGACGTGAAATCGCCGATCGAAGCGCTGCTGCCGGTGTTCGACCGCGGCCAGGTCGCCATCGTCATGAACGATGGCGCCTTCCTCGGCCTGATCACCCGCATCGACCTGCTCAACTACCTGCGCCGCCGTGTGCAGTGA
- a CDS encoding cystathionine gamma-synthase: MTDHTSKPNGDGPALSLATLAIHGGQHPDPSTGAVMPPIYATSTYAQSSPGEHQGFEYSRTHNPTRFAYERCVAALEGGTRGFAFASGMAATSTVMELLDSGSHVVAMDDLYGGSYRLFERVRRRSAALDFSFVDLTDPAAFEAAIGPKTRMVWVETPTNPMLKIVDIAAIAAIARKHGLLVVVDNTFASPMLQRPLELGADIVVHSATKYLNGHSDMVGGIAVVGANAELAEQLAFLQNSVGGVQGPFDSFLALRGLKTLPLRMRAHCANALQLAQWLDTHPAIDKVIYPGLAAHPQHALAQRQMSGFGGIVSIVLKGGFDAAKRFCERTELFTLAESLGGVESLVNHPAVMTHASVPVERRAKLGISDALVRLSVGVEDVGDLRSDLGCALEAAGQ; encoded by the coding sequence ATGACGGACCACACGTCCAAACCCAATGGCGACGGCCCTGCGCTGTCGCTGGCGACCCTGGCGATCCATGGCGGCCAGCATCCGGACCCGTCCACGGGCGCGGTGATGCCGCCGATCTATGCGACCTCCACCTACGCCCAGTCCAGCCCCGGCGAACACCAGGGCTTCGAGTACTCGCGTACCCACAATCCGACCCGTTTCGCCTACGAGCGCTGCGTGGCCGCGCTGGAAGGCGGCACCCGCGGATTCGCCTTCGCCTCGGGCATGGCCGCCACCTCCACGGTGATGGAGCTGCTGGACAGCGGCAGCCACGTGGTGGCGATGGACGACCTGTACGGCGGCAGCTACCGCCTGTTCGAGCGCGTGCGCCGCCGCAGCGCCGCCCTCGACTTCAGCTTCGTCGACCTGACCGATCCGGCCGCATTCGAAGCGGCGATCGGGCCCAAGACCAGGATGGTATGGGTCGAGACCCCGACCAACCCGATGCTGAAGATCGTCGATATCGCCGCGATCGCCGCGATCGCGCGCAAGCATGGCCTGCTGGTGGTGGTGGACAACACCTTCGCCTCGCCGATGCTGCAGCGTCCGCTGGAACTGGGCGCCGACATCGTCGTGCACTCGGCGACCAAGTACCTCAACGGCCACTCCGACATGGTCGGCGGCATCGCTGTGGTCGGCGCCAACGCCGAGCTGGCCGAGCAACTGGCGTTCCTGCAGAACTCGGTGGGCGGCGTGCAGGGCCCGTTCGACAGCTTCCTGGCGCTGCGCGGGCTCAAGACCCTGCCGCTGCGCATGCGCGCGCATTGCGCCAATGCGCTGCAGCTGGCGCAGTGGCTGGACACCCATCCGGCGATCGACAAGGTGATCTACCCCGGCCTGGCGGCGCATCCGCAGCACGCCCTGGCGCAGCGGCAGATGTCCGGCTTCGGCGGCATCGTCTCGATCGTGCTCAAGGGCGGCTTTGACGCTGCCAAGCGTTTCTGCGAACGCACCGAACTGTTCACCCTGGCCGAATCGCTGGGCGGCGTGGAAAGCCTGGTCAACCACCCGGCAGTGATGACCCATGCCTCGGTGCCGGTGGAACGGCGCGCCAAGCTCGGCATCAGCGATGCGCTGGTGCGGTTGAGCGTTGGGGTGGAGGATGTGGGGGATTTGCGCAGTGACTTAGGATGCGCGCTAGAGGCGGCTGGACAATGA
- a CDS encoding glycosyltransferase: protein MLRMLPPRLRTYLSAQRARCFSSRFQFARTPAWRLVEDEFVWERGASQALPGFNLFGYLRGEFGLGEVARAYARAAMLSGIPLSLVDVDLQTLHSRKDQRLQAFLEQRPLQHAIDVVFVNPDNFGRALQQPVPRAGVRQNLLAFWFWELPLVPEAWSAVIDGVDEILVASEYIAHAFRQRTDKPVTKIPYPLFRPRPSALRRSDFGLPVEPFLFLVSFDFNSSIQRKNPAAAIAAFQRAFPPERKDVALLVKSSGGHLNAAGLAHLVALASEDSRIFIRDDVLPVAHVHALQACCDAYVSLHRAEGLGLGLAECMSLGKPVIATRWSGNLEFMAGDDALLVDYQLVPVPADAYPFADGQHWAEPDIEHAAALMRRLADDRTAAAALGAVASTHVHSVLSVDRSAAVLAECLHRITKKDEDGAFPYPGAMW from the coding sequence ATGCTGCGCATGCTGCCGCCGCGGCTTCGCACTTATCTTTCGGCTCAGCGTGCTCGTTGCTTTTCCAGTCGATTCCAATTTGCGCGTACGCCAGCGTGGCGGCTGGTGGAAGACGAGTTCGTATGGGAGCGAGGTGCGAGTCAGGCACTGCCAGGCTTCAACTTGTTTGGATACCTGCGCGGCGAGTTTGGCTTGGGTGAAGTGGCGCGCGCTTATGCTCGTGCGGCGATGCTATCGGGTATTCCGCTGTCTCTTGTCGATGTCGATCTTCAGACGCTGCATTCGCGCAAAGACCAGCGATTGCAGGCTTTTCTGGAGCAGCGACCGTTGCAGCATGCAATTGACGTGGTATTCGTCAATCCCGACAACTTCGGCAGGGCGCTGCAGCAACCCGTTCCTAGGGCTGGTGTGCGGCAGAATCTCCTGGCCTTTTGGTTCTGGGAGCTGCCGCTTGTGCCTGAGGCTTGGTCGGCCGTGATAGATGGGGTAGATGAAATCCTGGTTGCGAGCGAATACATCGCCCATGCATTTCGTCAGCGAACTGACAAACCGGTGACGAAAATCCCGTACCCATTGTTCCGGCCTCGCCCTAGCGCGTTGCGGCGATCCGACTTCGGTCTTCCTGTCGAGCCATTCCTATTCCTTGTGTCATTCGATTTCAATTCATCGATTCAACGCAAGAATCCCGCCGCTGCGATTGCTGCATTCCAACGGGCGTTTCCCCCTGAGCGGAAAGATGTTGCGCTGCTTGTCAAATCTAGCGGCGGCCATCTTAATGCGGCTGGCCTGGCTCATCTTGTGGCGCTCGCCAGCGAAGATTCGCGCATCTTCATCCGCGACGATGTGCTGCCGGTTGCCCATGTTCACGCGCTCCAAGCCTGCTGCGATGCCTATGTGTCGCTTCATCGAGCCGAAGGGTTGGGTTTGGGGCTGGCCGAATGCATGAGTCTGGGCAAGCCGGTAATCGCGACGAGGTGGTCTGGCAATCTGGAATTCATGGCCGGTGACGATGCTTTGTTGGTCGATTATCAGTTGGTCCCGGTGCCAGCTGATGCTTATCCGTTCGCTGACGGACAGCACTGGGCTGAGCCTGATATCGAACATGCCGCAGCGCTTATGCGACGTTTGGCCGATGATCGGACGGCGGCGGCGGCGCTTGGGGCCGTCGCTTCTACCCACGTACACTCCGTTCTGTCTGTGGATCGTAGCGCCGCTGTACTGGCCGAGTGCCTGCATCGGATAACGAAGAAAGATGAAGATGGGGCGTTTCCTTATCCAGGAGCTATGTGGTGA
- a CDS encoding ABC transporter permease — MLQSIWAYRYFIFTSIKNELKARFVRSKLGGVWMIIHPLMQVLIYAVILSEVLSAKLQGVTSKYGYALYLLAGMLFWTLFSETVGKCLTLFVDNGNLMRKIAFPRICLPIIAAGTALVNNLLLAVAIFCVFAVLGHFPGGQIIWLPVLMLLTLILAMGIGIFLGVLNVFMRDIGQVVPVVLNALFWLTPIVYNLNALPQQFQNWFGLNPLYGLVTSYQAILVYGTPPLWPVLGRLLIGALVVSVLAMLAFRRSSAEMVDAL, encoded by the coding sequence ATGTTGCAGTCGATTTGGGCTTACCGGTATTTTATTTTCACGTCCATAAAAAACGAGCTGAAGGCACGTTTTGTGCGTAGCAAGTTGGGCGGAGTCTGGATGATCATTCACCCCCTGATGCAGGTGTTGATTTATGCGGTCATCCTCTCCGAGGTGTTGTCGGCAAAGCTGCAGGGTGTTACCAGCAAGTATGGATACGCGCTCTACCTGCTCGCCGGAATGCTTTTCTGGACGTTGTTCTCCGAAACGGTTGGCAAGTGCCTGACACTGTTCGTGGATAACGGGAATCTGATGCGCAAGATCGCTTTCCCGCGCATTTGCTTGCCAATCATCGCGGCAGGTACCGCCTTAGTGAACAATCTGTTGCTGGCGGTTGCGATTTTCTGTGTCTTCGCGGTTCTAGGGCACTTTCCCGGAGGTCAAATCATATGGTTGCCCGTGCTGATGCTATTGACCCTGATCTTGGCCATGGGAATTGGCATCTTTCTGGGGGTTCTCAATGTGTTCATGCGTGACATAGGGCAGGTTGTTCCGGTCGTGCTCAATGCTCTGTTCTGGCTTACGCCGATCGTTTACAATCTCAACGCTCTACCTCAGCAATTCCAAAATTGGTTCGGTCTGAATCCTCTTTATGGCCTTGTCACCAGCTATCAGGCGATCCTGGTATACGGCACTCCCCCGCTGTGGCCTGTGCTGGGGCGTCTGCTGATCGGGGCGCTAGTGGTTTCTGTGCTTGCGATGCTGGCATTCCGTCGCTCGAGCGCTGAAATGGTGGATGCACTATGA